TGGCGACCTGGATGAACTCGCAGTTCCTGCACGGGGAACAGGGTGCGCTGATCTGTGCGTCCAAGATCGTGCAGACCGTCCCGGACGTCGACTCGAAGTTCTACGCCGCCACGCAGGTCATGGACGAAGCCCGCCACGTCGAGGCGTACTCGCGCTACCTCAACGAGAAGCTGGAGATGGCCTACCCGATCAACCCCCACCTTGCGACCCTGCTCGACCAGACGATCACCGACGGCCGGTGGGACATGACCTACCTGGGCATGCAGGTGATGATCGAGGGGGTCGCTCTGGCGGCGTTCTCGATGATCCGGGACTTCACGCAGGATCCGCTCGGCAAGTCCCTCAACGCCTACGTGATGCAGGACGAGGCACGTCACGTCGCCTTCGGCTCCCTGGCCCTCCAGGACGCGTACGCGGAGCTGACCGAGAAGGAGCGCGAGGAGCGCGAGGAGTTCGTCGTCGAAGCCTCCTACCTCCTCAAGGACCGGTTCCTCGCGGAGGAGGTCTGGGAGAACCTCGGCTTCGACACCGAGGAGTGCGTCGAGTACGTGGACAACGCCCAGCTGATGGGGGAGTTCCGCAAGGCGCTCTTCTCCCGTGTCGTCCCGACCG
The sequence above is a segment of the Actinomycetota bacterium genome. Coding sequences within it:
- a CDS encoding ferritin-like domain-containing protein — its product is MSTHRYALPVEETQWRIPGHSEAVFNWEYDEGRHRLLNLYEKGKEKQWNANTRIDWSLDVDTTNTDVMPDEYVPIFGSPTWERLSRDEKNVVRHHMATWMNSQFLHGEQGALICASKIVQTVPDVDSKFYAATQVMDEARHVEAYSRYLNEKLEMAYPINPHLATLLDQTITDGRWDMTYLGMQVMIEGVALAAFSMIRDFTQDPLGKSLNAYVMQDEARHVAFGSLALQDAYAELTEKEREEREEFVVEASYLLKDRFLAEEVWENLGFDTEECVEYVDNAQLMGEFRKALFSRVVPT